The segment GTCTCCGACACCCATCTCGTCGCCGACATCCCCGCCGGCGCCGCCGGCCCGGTCGATGTCACCGTCACCAGCCCCGGCGGCACCAGCACACCGGTGGTATACACCCGCGTCGCGTCCCCCAACATCTGACAGGCCGACCCGCCTGGCAGCCCGTCTCCCGCGGGCTGTCGGACACGGAGGAGCAGCGGTGCGTCCTCTCCCCGCTCGCGGGACCCGACGACGCACCACAAAGCAGATGCCGCGCCACCACCCGGTGGAGTAATGTGCACTCCCGGGAGATGGCGCTTACATCGGGAGGGCTTGATGATTCCGGAACTGGTCAGGACCTGGGCATCCGGCTGGGCCATATCGCGACACACGCCGACGCCGGTGGCCAAACCCTGGGGGCTCTATATCGAGGTGGGCCGACCGGACCAGGTAGGGCGCCATGTCCTCCCCGATGCCCATGAGTTGACGGTGCGCGAGGCCGCCACCTCGGTCACCGTGCCGCACACCTGGCTCAAGGTGCCCAGGGAGCCGGCGGAGGTCGCACACTGGCTCCCCGACGGCTGGGTGGTGGACGCGGACGAGACGGGCCACCTGATGGCCACGGACCTCCGGACGACGGCGCCGACGGCACCCGAGGGCCACACCGTGTCGATGGAGACCCGCGACGGCGTCACGTACATCCAACTGCACGATGTGGAAGGGGAGTTGGCCGCACAGGGCCAGATGGCGGTCCTCGGGGAGGCCACGGTCATCGACCGCGTCATCACCGAGCAGGCCCATCGCCGCCGCGGACTGGGCGCCTTCGTGATGCGCACCCTCGCCGATCGCGCGGTGGCCGACGGCGCGACCCTCGGCGTACTGGGCGCGACCGACGAAGGGCGTGCGCTGTACGAGAGGCTGGACTGGAAGGCGTATGCGCCGTTGGCGGCGTGTATCTATCGGCCTGAGAACTCGTCACGCGATCTCGTGGAGACGTCCCGTTCGAGCCGAAGCGTGATCGAACGGGGGTAGGCACCAGGAGGACCCGGGGGCCTCCGCCAGTGCATCGAAGTGCGGAACAGGTGAGGCTGAAATGGCTTTCACCGAGCCGCACTTGGAGGAACTCGTGGTCATCCCC is part of the Streptomyces platensis genome and harbors:
- a CDS encoding GNAT family N-acetyltransferase translates to MAKPWGLYIEVGRPDQVGRHVLPDAHELTVREAATSVTVPHTWLKVPREPAEVAHWLPDGWVVDADETGHLMATDLRTTAPTAPEGHTVSMETRDGVTYIQLHDVEGELAAQGQMAVLGEATVIDRVITEQAHRRRGLGAFVMRTLADRAVADGATLGVLGATDEGRALYERLDWKAYAPLAACIYRPENSSRDLVETSRSSRSVIERG